One Flagellimonas sp. CMM7 genomic region harbors:
- a CDS encoding TonB-dependent receptor domain-containing protein: MKISISAFFLFLSSLSFAQSINGILQSELGNSVPYAAITLNRIKDSTLIKATISEENGGFLLQGIFPGAYNLNISSIGYKDYNRNLNYNGDNLYLGVILLYETAESLEEVTVVAEKPMVQVLADKTVFNVENTINATGTSAFELLRKAPGVIVDNNGGIILEGKTGVQIFIDGKLSVLQGEDLSNYLESLQATDIEAVEIITQPSSKYDAAGNAGIINIKLKKDKSLGTNGTYTTGLTNGDFARYNSSLNFNNRGRIGNLYGTYSNRFGKSTSFIDLLRTQSETQFDSRSNRINDRNSNNLKLGYDHYLNSKNTIGAIFNANLNNGFSTNNARTPIRPANSTQIDSVLVALNQTDNTSYNINANFNYKYSDTLGYSANVDIDYGKYNSDRNAFQPNVYFNGDETQILNERITLQQTPIDIDIFTIKTDYEQNLLKGKLGIGFKFSQVNTDNTFDFFNQINGQNVLDALQSNEFSYAENINAGYVNFNRKWGKWNIQAGLRVENTVSDGELESAQGSSDERVQRDYTDFFPSGGLTFQMNRKNQFALTYGKRIQRPNYQSLNPFEYKLDELSFSKGNPFLQPQYTDNIKLSHTFNYRLTTSLSYSYISDFFARVTVAEGESANFLTTLNVADQEVINLGVSYPKKIYEWWNIYFSLNAYVSDYKATSPEFLPVKQETLSFYAQNTFTLSKDFKMEVSGWYSSPSIWGGTYQTEALGSLNLAFQKKFFGGRVTGRLAFNDILYTVPWRGTTQFGNLFIDGNGGSDSRQVAFSFTYDFGRNEIKKARKRKTGLEDENKRIGS, encoded by the coding sequence ATGAAAATCAGTATTTCGGCTTTCTTTTTATTCCTATCAAGCCTGTCGTTTGCGCAAAGTATAAATGGAATCCTGCAATCAGAGTTAGGAAATTCGGTTCCATATGCAGCAATTACCCTTAATAGAATCAAAGATTCTACTTTGATCAAGGCTACCATAAGTGAAGAAAATGGGGGCTTTTTGCTACAAGGAATTTTCCCGGGAGCATACAACCTAAATATTTCTAGCATTGGGTATAAGGATTATAATAGAAACCTAAACTATAATGGAGACAATCTTTATTTAGGAGTAATTCTGTTATATGAAACGGCCGAAAGTTTAGAAGAAGTAACGGTTGTAGCCGAAAAGCCTATGGTACAGGTTTTAGCAGATAAAACTGTGTTCAATGTGGAGAACACCATTAATGCAACTGGAACAAGTGCTTTTGAACTGTTAAGGAAAGCACCAGGGGTAATAGTGGATAACAATGGGGGTATTATTTTAGAGGGTAAGACCGGTGTTCAAATTTTTATTGATGGAAAACTATCTGTTTTACAAGGAGAGGACTTGTCCAATTATTTGGAGAGCCTTCAGGCAACCGATATTGAGGCAGTAGAGATTATCACACAACCTTCATCTAAATATGATGCTGCTGGTAATGCAGGAATCATCAACATAAAGCTGAAGAAGGATAAAAGTTTGGGCACCAATGGAACATATACTACTGGACTGACCAATGGGGATTTTGCAAGGTATAATTCCAGTTTAAACTTTAACAACAGAGGTAGAATAGGAAACCTCTACGGTACATATAGTAACAGATTTGGGAAAAGTACCAGCTTCATAGATCTTTTAAGAACACAATCTGAGACGCAATTTGATTCAAGAAGCAATAGAATAAATGATAGAAACAGCAACAACTTAAAACTGGGCTATGACCATTACCTAAATTCAAAAAATACCATTGGTGCAATTTTTAATGCCAATTTAAACAATGGTTTCAGCACAAATAACGCCAGAACACCAATTAGACCTGCAAATAGTACTCAAATAGATAGTGTATTGGTTGCGCTGAACCAAACAGACAATACTTCTTACAACATCAATGCAAACTTTAACTACAAGTACTCAGATACTTTAGGATACAGTGCAAATGTTGATATAGATTATGGTAAATACAACAGTGATAGAAATGCGTTTCAGCCCAATGTATATTTCAATGGAGATGAGACCCAGATACTGAATGAGCGTATTACGTTGCAGCAAACACCAATAGATATAGATATTTTTACCATTAAAACAGATTACGAGCAAAACCTTTTAAAAGGGAAGTTGGGTATTGGATTCAAATTTTCCCAAGTCAATACGGATAATACTTTTGATTTTTTTAATCAAATCAATGGTCAGAATGTTCTAGATGCTTTACAGAGCAATGAATTCTCTTACGCTGAAAATATAAACGCCGGTTATGTGAATTTTAATCGCAAATGGGGCAAATGGAATATTCAGGCAGGTCTTAGAGTAGAAAATACAGTTTCCGATGGTGAATTGGAAAGTGCACAGGGTAGCAGTGATGAAAGGGTACAAAGAGATTATACTGATTTTTTTCCATCTGGCGGGTTGACTTTTCAAATGAATAGGAAAAACCAATTTGCACTTACCTATGGTAAACGCATTCAAAGACCCAACTATCAATCTCTAAATCCTTTTGAGTATAAATTGGACGAGCTGTCATTTAGTAAAGGAAATCCTTTTCTTCAGCCCCAATATACAGATAACATAAAATTATCCCACACCTTCAATTATCGCTTAACCACTTCTTTGAGTTATTCGTACATCTCAGACTTTTTTGCCCGCGTTACGGTGGCTGAAGGAGAAAGCGCCAATTTTTTAACCACGTTAAACGTAGCGGATCAGGAAGTCATCAATTTAGGAGTTTCATATCCCAAAAAAATATATGAATGGTGGAACATTTATTTTAGTCTTAATGCTTACGTCAGTGATTATAAAGCCACAAGCCCTGAGTTTTTACCCGTAAAGCAAGAAACCTTAAGTTTTTATGCCCAAAACACTTTCACTTTGTCCAAAGATTTTAAAATGGAAGTTTCAGGTTGGTATAGTTCGCCGTCAATTTGGGGAGGTACCTATCAGACGGAAGCCTTAGGTTCTCTGAATTTGGCTTTTCAAAAGAAGTTTTTTGGTGGTAGGGTGACAGGAAGATTGGCCTTTAATGATATTTTATATACGGTTCCTTGGAGGGGTACGACACAATTTGGCAATCTTTTTATTGATGGAAATGGGGGTAGTGATTCTAGACAAGTGGCATTCAGTTTTACCTATGATTTTGGACGAAACGAAATAAAAAAGGCCAGAAAACGTAAGACCGGACTTGAAGATGAAAACAAGCGTATTGGTAGTTGA
- the typA gene encoding translational GTPase TypA: MSKIKNIAIIAHVDHGKTTLVDKIMFHCQLFRDNENKGDLILDNNDLERERGITIVSKNVSVVYKDTKINIIDTPGHADFGGEVERVLNMADGVLLLVDAFEGPMPQTRFVLQKAIDLGLKPCVVINKVDKENCTPEEVHEKVFDLMFELGAEEWQLDFPTVYGSAKQNWMSEDFQKPTSNIEPLLDMVIEHVPEFKPEQGSTQMLITSLDFSSFTGRIAIGRLQRGTLKEGQQISLVKRDGSIVKTKVKELFTFEGLGRQKVQEVVAGDICAIVGVEGFEIGDTVADIENPEKLKTIAIDEPTMSMLFTINDSPFFGKDGKFVTSRHIKERLEKELEKNLALRVEETDSADKFMVFGRGVLHLSVLIETMRREGYELQIGQPQVIIKEVDGVKCEPVEHLTIDLPEEVSGKAVEMVSIRKGEMTSMEAKGSRMLCEFIIPSRGIIGLRNQLLTATAGEAIMAHRFLEYQPLKGDIAQRINGSLVSMENGTAIPYSIDKLQERGKFFIDPGEDIYEGQVIGENSRGDDMTVNVTKTKKLSNVRSSGADDKAKIVPAIKFSLEEALEYIQKDEYVEVTPNHLRLRKIYLKEVDRKRNKID, encoded by the coding sequence ATGTCCAAAATTAAGAATATCGCTATCATAGCACACGTTGACCACGGTAAAACAACTTTGGTTGATAAAATCATGTTTCATTGCCAGTTGTTCAGGGACAATGAGAACAAGGGTGATTTAATTTTGGATAATAATGACCTCGAAAGAGAACGTGGAATTACTATTGTTTCCAAGAACGTTTCTGTTGTTTATAAAGACACTAAAATAAATATAATAGATACCCCTGGTCACGCCGATTTTGGAGGGGAAGTTGAGCGTGTACTTAATATGGCAGATGGTGTGCTGTTATTGGTAGATGCCTTTGAAGGCCCAATGCCTCAGACTAGGTTTGTTTTACAAAAAGCTATTGACCTTGGATTGAAACCTTGCGTCGTTATCAATAAAGTTGACAAAGAAAATTGTACTCCAGAAGAAGTACATGAAAAAGTTTTCGATTTAATGTTTGAATTGGGAGCTGAAGAATGGCAATTGGACTTCCCAACGGTATACGGTTCGGCAAAGCAGAATTGGATGAGTGAGGATTTTCAAAAGCCAACTTCTAATATAGAACCACTTTTAGACATGGTCATTGAGCATGTTCCTGAATTTAAGCCAGAGCAAGGGTCCACTCAAATGTTGATTACCTCCCTGGATTTTTCATCTTTTACAGGACGTATTGCTATCGGCAGATTACAAAGAGGAACCCTAAAAGAAGGTCAGCAAATCTCTTTGGTAAAAAGAGATGGCAGTATTGTGAAGACCAAAGTGAAAGAACTATTTACTTTTGAAGGATTGGGCCGTCAAAAAGTCCAAGAAGTTGTGGCGGGCGATATTTGTGCAATAGTTGGTGTGGAAGGTTTTGAGATTGGTGATACCGTTGCCGATATTGAAAATCCGGAAAAACTAAAGACCATTGCCATTGATGAGCCCACAATGAGCATGTTGTTTACCATTAACGATAGCCCATTCTTTGGAAAAGATGGAAAGTTTGTAACATCCAGGCACATAAAGGAGCGTTTGGAAAAAGAATTGGAAAAGAACTTGGCACTTCGTGTTGAAGAAACGGACAGTGCAGATAAATTCATGGTTTTTGGTCGTGGTGTTTTGCACCTTTCCGTTTTGATCGAGACCATGCGTAGAGAAGGATACGAACTTCAGATAGGACAGCCTCAGGTTATTATTAAAGAAGTTGATGGAGTAAAATGTGAGCCAGTAGAACATTTGACGATTGATTTACCAGAAGAAGTATCTGGAAAGGCAGTGGAAATGGTTTCTATTAGAAAAGGTGAAATGACCAGTATGGAGGCCAAGGGTTCCAGAATGCTTTGCGAGTTCATTATTCCATCTAGAGGAATTATTGGTCTTAGAAACCAATTGTTGACGGCTACTGCAGGTGAAGCCATCATGGCACACCGTTTTTTAGAGTATCAACCATTAAAAGGGGATATTGCCCAGCGAATTAATGGATCATTGGTTTCTATGGAAAATGGAACGGCGATTCCATATTCTATTGACAAACTACAGGAAAGAGGTAAGTTTTTTATTGATCCAGGAGAAGATATTTACGAAGGACAGGTTATTGGTGAAAATTCACGCGGCGATGATATGACCGTCAATGTGACCAAAACCAAAAAATTGTCTAATGTACGTTCTTCAGGTGCGGATGATAAGGCTAAAATTGTACCTGCCATAAAGTTTTCTTTGGAAGAGGCATTGGAATATATCCAGAAGGATGAGTACGTTGAAGTAACTCCAAATCACCTTAGGCTTAGAAAGATTTATCTAAAAGAAGTAGATAGAAAGCGAAATAAAATAGACTAG
- a CDS encoding TonB-dependent receptor → MYKNIYIFSILFLSLLSTVLAQETDDIGTETVTVVKPYSPTVSDAFKLKSVPNLNDSIVLQKKKINYSIFSVPVASTFTPAKGKASRVKKTPPPTLYNSYASVGLGNFNNALVDLYTSREFNRGEDLLDFGLSHHSSRGAIETTPLDADFYNTKFDISYAKKDRDMEWGADIGLQHQLYNWYGIENGAFDDATVAAIDERQNYFNAEAKAHLNLEDSFFKNGNILLRRFWDATESGENRLVINPSIELPITEELVTINTKLDYVSGNFKNASLNNTANDGEINYNHFQAGVNPSLLILRDDLTLNLGANLVYGLDTENSDSNFYIYPAVTASYRLLDENVIAYGGIEGELKQNSYYDFVEENPYVSPTLSILPTDQQYEGYLGLKGQLLSNVSYNIKGSYTAENRRPLFLLNPQNLVRDDEKGYFYGNSFQVFYDDVKTLGVFGQLNIDVNRNFTLGINAEFYDYDTETDNPAWNLPSVKGSLFMDYQIDKQWYLGANLFYVGEREDLVSTAVASTPPNLFPSAIVTLDSFFDANAHVGYRFNEQLSVFVKASNIANNDYQRWSNFRVQGFQALAGVSYKFDF, encoded by the coding sequence ATGTACAAGAACATCTATATATTTTCAATTCTATTTTTGAGCCTTTTGAGTACGGTTTTAGCACAGGAAACCGATGATATAGGCACTGAAACAGTTACTGTTGTAAAACCGTATTCCCCTACTGTTTCAGATGCTTTTAAGCTAAAATCAGTGCCCAACCTGAATGACTCCATTGTTCTTCAAAAAAAGAAAATCAATTACAGTATTTTCTCAGTGCCTGTTGCCTCTACGTTTACACCGGCTAAAGGAAAGGCATCAAGAGTAAAGAAAACTCCGCCACCCACCTTGTACAATTCATATGCTTCGGTAGGGTTGGGAAATTTCAACAATGCCTTGGTGGATCTATACACCAGCAGGGAATTTAATAGAGGGGAAGATTTATTGGATTTTGGGTTAAGCCATCATTCATCGCGTGGAGCTATAGAAACCACCCCCCTTGATGCAGATTTTTACAATACAAAATTTGATATTTCCTATGCGAAAAAAGATAGGGATATGGAATGGGGTGCAGACATAGGACTCCAACATCAGTTATACAATTGGTATGGAATAGAAAATGGAGCTTTTGATGATGCTACAGTTGCCGCAATTGATGAAAGACAGAACTATTTTAATGCTGAAGCAAAGGCACATCTAAATTTAGAAGACTCCTTTTTTAAAAACGGAAATATCCTATTGAGACGATTTTGGGATGCTACGGAATCCGGAGAGAATCGCTTGGTTATTAATCCCAGTATAGAACTCCCTATTACGGAAGAATTGGTGACCATAAATACAAAATTGGATTATGTAAGCGGAAATTTCAAAAATGCATCTTTAAATAATACGGCAAATGATGGGGAGATAAATTACAATCATTTTCAAGCAGGGGTAAACCCAAGTCTTTTAATATTGAGAGATGACCTAACCCTAAATTTGGGCGCCAATCTTGTTTATGGATTAGATACAGAAAATAGCGATAGCAACTTCTATATTTATCCAGCTGTGACAGCTTCTTACCGCTTACTTGATGAAAATGTGATTGCTTACGGTGGAATAGAGGGTGAGCTAAAGCAAAATTCTTATTATGATTTTGTAGAAGAGAATCCTTATGTGTCCCCAACACTTTCCATATTGCCCACGGATCAACAATATGAGGGGTATTTAGGCTTAAAGGGCCAATTGCTTTCTAATGTAAGCTATAACATTAAAGGGTCATACACTGCTGAAAATAGAAGACCATTATTCCTCTTAAACCCCCAAAATTTGGTTAGAGATGATGAAAAAGGCTATTTCTATGGCAACTCCTTTCAGGTTTTTTATGATGATGTAAAGACACTTGGAGTTTTTGGGCAATTGAATATTGATGTAAATCGCAATTTTACTTTAGGAATCAATGCTGAATTCTATGATTATGATACCGAAACAGATAACCCAGCTTGGAACTTACCAAGTGTTAAAGGGTCTTTGTTTATGGATTATCAAATAGACAAGCAATGGTATCTTGGAGCCAATTTATTTTATGTTGGCGAGCGTGAAGATTTGGTGTCAACAGCAGTGGCCAGTACTCCACCCAATTTGTTTCCTTCCGCCATTGTAACATTGGATAGTTTTTTTGACGCCAATGCTCATGTTGGGTATCGTTTTAATGAACAACTTTCGGTTTTCGTAAAAGCTTCAAATATTGCCAATAATGATTATCAACGTTGGTCCAATTTTAGGGTTCAAGGCTTTCAGGCTCTTGCAGGAGTTTCGTATAAGTTTGATTTCTAA
- a CDS encoding tetratricopeptide repeat protein, which produces MNRNNLLLFPIFLGAFFIAKAQETKIYSHEGKAFQDALALYNNQQFQASQAVFEKVKATTSDGETEANSAYYSANAAIRLGQRGADKKMEDFVERYPTSTKRNSAFLDVADYYFETGKYPYALKWYKKVDQSAMSNADKERFNFNNGYALYASKKPKDAERYLSKVSNSPKYGSQAKYYLGYISYEQDDYDEASARFDQVTDPELLNEKLSYYQADLNFKLGNFEEAITMAKNHLPKSDRKEISELNKIIGESYFNLEQYDEAIPYLKKYKGRRGKLSNTDYYLTGYSHYKKGDYEGAIQQFNKIIGGTNSVSQNAYYHLAECYLKLDKKPEALNAFRNASQMDFSADIQKDALLNYARLSYEIGNAYEPIPQVMTTYLEKYPKDEHQQEIQELLVDSYITSKNFEGAMTLLEKNKGYAGKETYQKVAFYRGVELFMDGEYEPAFDRFSKSLKSAENVDFEARTLYWKAESAYRLNRFDEALADFSQFQQLPASKKMDEYQDLNYNLGYCYFKLKDYGKAITHFKNVTNSSTDNREQLNDSYLRLGDSYFVTSKYKSAQSAYNESSKLNGPERDYAAFQKALCSGFLGNNSAKIDGLNQFLTRYSTSSLRDDALFELGNSYIKSNKESIGLQTYDRLVDEFGRSKFAPRAMLRQGLVHYNANRNDQALTKLKAVVQKYPNTQEAKQAVATAKLVYVDEGRVSEYAAWARNLDFVEVTDAELDNASFESAERKYVEGKTDIAMKGYEDYLKEFPNGLHALKVNFNLAQLYFSKGNKDQALPKYQIVANSGNGEFTEQALTRVCEIYVGKQDYQSAIPYLEKLESTAEIVQNRTFAQSNLMKGYYGQKDYRQTITYAEKVLKAPKIDNRIKSDAQIMIARSAIATDNEALAETAYKEVRKIAIGEMAAEAWFYDAYFKNKNQDYEASNLSVQKLAKDYSGHKEWGGKGLIIMAKNFYGLEDAFQATYILESVITNFAEYDGIVAEAKGELSIIKAREAQSNSSVDPNGN; this is translated from the coding sequence ATGAATCGAAATAATCTCCTTCTTTTTCCCATTTTCTTGGGTGCTTTTTTTATTGCCAAAGCTCAAGAAACCAAAATCTATTCACATGAGGGCAAGGCTTTTCAAGACGCATTGGCCCTTTATAACAATCAACAATTTCAGGCTTCACAAGCTGTTTTTGAAAAAGTAAAGGCGACCACCAGCGATGGTGAGACAGAGGCTAATAGTGCTTATTATTCAGCCAATGCTGCGATTAGATTAGGTCAGCGCGGAGCGGATAAAAAGATGGAAGATTTTGTGGAACGGTATCCCACTTCTACCAAGCGCAACTCTGCTTTTTTAGATGTAGCTGATTATTATTTTGAGACAGGGAAATATCCGTACGCCTTAAAGTGGTACAAAAAGGTAGACCAGTCAGCCATGTCCAATGCAGACAAAGAACGTTTTAATTTTAATAACGGTTATGCTCTATATGCTTCCAAAAAACCTAAGGATGCAGAACGTTATTTGAGTAAGGTGAGCAATTCACCAAAATACGGTTCACAGGCAAAATATTATTTAGGGTACATTTCATATGAACAAGATGATTATGATGAGGCAAGTGCACGTTTTGATCAGGTTACTGACCCTGAGTTGCTCAACGAAAAACTATCCTATTACCAAGCTGACCTAAATTTTAAACTTGGGAATTTTGAAGAAGCCATAACAATGGCGAAAAATCATTTACCAAAGTCGGACCGAAAAGAAATATCAGAACTTAACAAGATCATAGGCGAGAGTTACTTTAACCTTGAGCAATATGATGAGGCAATACCCTATTTGAAAAAGTACAAAGGAAGGAGAGGTAAATTAAGCAATACGGATTATTACCTAACCGGATATAGTCACTACAAAAAAGGAGATTATGAAGGTGCAATTCAGCAGTTTAATAAAATTATAGGAGGAACCAATAGTGTTTCCCAAAACGCATATTATCATTTAGCGGAATGTTATTTGAAATTGGACAAAAAACCAGAGGCACTAAATGCTTTTAGAAATGCATCTCAAATGGATTTTAGTGCTGATATTCAAAAAGATGCGCTTTTAAATTATGCTAGATTGAGTTATGAAATTGGAAATGCCTACGAACCCATTCCACAGGTGATGACCACTTATTTGGAGAAATATCCAAAGGACGAACATCAGCAGGAAATTCAAGAATTATTGGTGGATTCATATATCACTTCCAAGAATTTTGAAGGAGCCATGACGCTGCTAGAAAAGAATAAGGGTTATGCCGGCAAAGAGACCTATCAAAAAGTAGCATTTTACAGAGGAGTAGAGTTATTCATGGATGGTGAATACGAGCCAGCTTTTGATCGGTTTTCCAAATCTTTAAAAAGCGCAGAGAATGTTGATTTTGAAGCACGTACCTTATATTGGAAGGCTGAATCGGCATACAGATTAAACAGGTTTGATGAAGCACTTGCAGATTTTAGTCAGTTTCAACAACTTCCAGCTTCAAAAAAAATGGATGAATACCAAGATTTGAACTATAACTTGGGGTATTGCTACTTTAAGCTAAAAGACTATGGTAAAGCAATCACCCATTTTAAAAATGTGACCAATTCCAGCACCGATAATCGAGAGCAGCTGAATGATAGTTATTTACGTTTGGGAGACAGCTATTTTGTGACCAGCAAATACAAGTCTGCCCAATCTGCATATAACGAATCTTCTAAATTAAATGGCCCAGAACGAGATTATGCCGCTTTCCAAAAAGCATTGTGCAGCGGGTTTCTAGGAAACAATTCTGCTAAGATTGATGGATTAAATCAATTTTTGACCAGATATTCCACATCTTCTTTACGGGATGATGCACTGTTTGAACTTGGTAATTCTTATATCAAAAGCAACAAAGAATCAATTGGTTTGCAAACGTATGATCGGTTAGTGGATGAATTTGGTAGGAGCAAGTTTGCACCACGGGCTATGCTGCGCCAAGGGCTAGTGCATTATAACGCCAACAGAAATGACCAAGCTTTAACAAAATTGAAGGCAGTGGTCCAGAAGTACCCAAATACACAAGAGGCAAAACAAGCCGTGGCCACAGCTAAATTGGTATATGTAGATGAGGGTAGGGTTAGCGAATATGCAGCTTGGGCAAGAAACTTGGACTTTGTTGAAGTAACAGATGCTGAATTGGACAATGCAAGTTTTGAATCCGCGGAGAGAAAATATGTGGAAGGGAAGACAGATATTGCTATGAAGGGTTATGAGGATTACTTGAAAGAATTCCCTAATGGGCTTCATGCACTAAAAGTGAACTTTAATTTGGCTCAACTCTATTTTTCAAAAGGAAATAAAGATCAGGCGCTACCTAAATATCAAATCGTTGCCAATAGTGGTAATGGAGAATTTACAGAGCAAGCACTTACAAGGGTTTGCGAAATATATGTTGGAAAACAAGATTATCAGAGCGCTATCCCATATTTAGAAAAACTAGAAAGTACCGCAGAGATTGTTCAAAACAGAACATTTGCACAATCTAATTTGATGAAAGGGTATTATGGACAAAAAGATTATCGCCAGACCATAACCTATGCAGAAAAGGTGTTGAAAGCACCAAAAATTGACAATCGTATTAAAAGTGATGCGCAAATTATGATAGCTCGCTCCGCAATTGCAACCGATAATGAAGCATTGGCGGAGACTGCCTATAAAGAAGTGAGGAAAATAGCAATTGGAGAAATGGCGGCTGAAGCCTGGTTTTATGATGCCTACTTCAAAAATAAGAATCAGGACTATGAAGCTTCTAACCTATCTGTTCAAAAACTGGCAAAGGATTATTCGGGGCATAAAGAATGGGGCGGAAAAGGACTAATTATTATGGCAAAGAATTTTTATGGCCTAGAGGACGCTTTTCAAGCAACATATATTCTGGAAAGTGTAATTACCAATTTTGCCGAGTATGATGGTATTGTGGCCGAGGCAAAAGGAGAACTTTCCATAATAAAGGCCCGTGAAGCACAAAGTAATTCTTCAGTAGACCCCAACGGGAACTAA
- a CDS encoding cell division ATP-binding protein FtsE — protein MPETIVKLQDVAVFQNENLILNNITLEVKKGEFVYVIGKTGSGKSSFMKTLYADIPLKQGTGSVVDFDLKQLQEKDIPFLRRKLGIVFQDFKLLPDRNINNNLRFVLKATGWTDASKMDSKIEEVLDKVGMKTKGFKFPHELSGGEQQRIAIARALLNDPELILADEPTGNLDPQTSVEVMKVLQDINQNGRTIIMATHDYALILKYPHKTLKCDGSKVFEVIQKAI, from the coding sequence ATGCCCGAAACTATCGTAAAATTACAAGATGTTGCCGTTTTTCAAAATGAAAATTTAATCCTAAACAATATTACTCTAGAAGTTAAAAAAGGAGAGTTTGTTTACGTCATTGGAAAGACGGGAAGCGGTAAGAGTAGCTTTATGAAAACCTTATATGCAGATATTCCTTTAAAACAGGGAACCGGCAGTGTGGTTGATTTTGATTTAAAACAATTGCAAGAAAAAGATATCCCGTTTTTAAGGAGGAAACTAGGTATTGTTTTTCAAGATTTTAAATTGTTACCCGATCGGAACATAAATAACAATCTTCGTTTTGTATTAAAAGCCACTGGATGGACTGATGCTTCAAAAATGGATAGCAAAATTGAAGAGGTTTTGGACAAGGTAGGAATGAAAACCAAAGGTTTTAAGTTTCCACATGAACTTTCTGGGGGAGAACAACAACGTATTGCCATTGCTCGAGCACTTCTTAATGACCCAGAACTTATCCTTGCAGATGAGCCTACGGGAAACCTGGACCCTCAAACAAGTGTAGAGGTTATGAAAGTACTACAGGACATTAACCAAAATGGACGTACCATAATCATGGCCACCCATGATTACGCACTCATCTTAAAGTATCCTCACAAAACACTAAAATGTGATGGAAGCAAGGTTTTTGAAGTTATTCAAAAAGCGATTTAA
- the ppgK gene encoding polyphosphate--glucose phosphotransferase, whose product MEILGIDIGGSGIKGALVNAETGEMLTERYRIPTPTSRKPEDMAKVISQIVDHFEYSGPVGCGFPTIVKNGVCMSAGNLDSSWVGVNIDELFTKVTGHEFTVLNDADAAGYASMNYGIGKGKNGLVLMITIGTGLGSGAFYNGVLLPNFELGQIPYKKYKKIEEWAAASAKEREGLTFERWGKRFNKFLKLVELIIAPDLIIVGGGTSKKWREFSHLITIETDVVKAELMNHAGIIGAAVACLREQHHGHLSEKA is encoded by the coding sequence ATGGAAATTCTTGGTATTGATATTGGCGGATCGGGCATCAAAGGTGCATTGGTAAATGCCGAAACAGGAGAAATGTTAACAGAAAGGTACCGCATTCCCACTCCAACTTCAAGAAAACCGGAAGATATGGCCAAAGTCATATCCCAAATTGTTGACCATTTTGAATATAGTGGACCTGTAGGCTGCGGTTTTCCAACAATTGTTAAAAATGGAGTTTGCATGTCAGCAGGAAACCTTGATTCTAGTTGGGTTGGCGTAAATATAGATGAATTGTTCACCAAAGTTACAGGGCATGAGTTCACCGTTTTAAACGATGCTGATGCCGCTGGTTATGCTTCAATGAACTATGGTATTGGAAAAGGGAAAAATGGTCTTGTTCTCATGATCACCATTGGTACAGGATTGGGTAGTGGTGCTTTTTACAATGGCGTACTGCTCCCTAATTTTGAATTGGGTCAAATTCCTTACAAAAAATACAAGAAAATTGAAGAGTGGGCGGCCGCATCTGCAAAAGAAAGAGAAGGCCTAACCTTTGAAAGGTGGGGCAAACGCTTCAATAAGTTTCTAAAATTGGTAGAATTGATCATCGCTCCGGACCTGATTATTGTAGGTGGAGGAACATCTAAAAAATGGCGGGAATTCAGCCATTTGATAACCATTGAAACAGATGTTGTAAAGGCAGAACTTATGAACCATGCTGGCATTATTGGCGCAGCTGTTGCTTGTTTAAGAGAACAGCATCATGGTCATTTAAGCGAGAAAGCCTAG